The Epinephelus lanceolatus isolate andai-2023 chromosome 8, ASM4190304v1, whole genome shotgun sequence genome includes a window with the following:
- the parapinopsina gene encoding parapinopsin a → MEHIPLHDGNSSSSHSSVNTELLSQSGYTILAVIMGVFSVAGIILNLLVIVVTVRHRQLRQPLSYALVNLAICDLGCAVFGGLPTTVTSAMGYFSLGHVGCMLEGFAVAFFGIASLCTIAVISVERYMVVCYPMGAVLFQTRHAVSGVVLSWLWSFVWNTPPLFGWGSYELEGIKTSCAPNWNSRDVGDVSYIIIYFFLCFVVPFSIIMASYSRLLWTLRQVAKLQVSEAGSTNRVEVQVARMIVVMVMAFLVTWLPYAGMALAVIMDSSLNIDPIIATVPVYLAKSSTVYNPIIYIFMNRQFRAYAVPTVLCGWNPWASDPQMSEDETTVASFGKTQRVSPKESLKE, encoded by the exons ATGGAGCATATTCCCCTCCACGATGGAAACTCCTCATCATCTCACAGCTCAGTCAACACAGAGCTCCTGTCTCAGAGCGGCTATACAATACTGGCTGTTATCATGGGTGTGTTCTCCGTGGCTGGGATCATCCTCAACCTCCTGGTGATTGTGGTGACAGTGAGGCACAGACAGCTGAGGCAGCCGCTCAGCTATGCCCTGGTAAACTTGGCCATATGTGACCTGGGCTGTGCTGTGTTTGGAGGTCTGCCCACCACAGTAACCAGTGCCATGGGATACTTCAGCCTGGGACATGTGGGCTGCATGTTAGAGGGTTTTGCTGTTGCCTTTTTTG GTATAGCAAGCCTGTGCACAATAGCAGTCATTTCTGTTGAACGCTACATGGTGGTGTGTTATCCCAtgggtgctgtcctgttccagACCAG GCATGCTGTCAGTGGAGTGGTGCTGTCCTGGCTGTGGTCGTTTGTGTGGAACACGCCACCTCTGTTCGGTTGGGGAAGTTACGAGCTGGAGGGCATCAAGACCTCCTGCGCCCCTAACTGGAACAGCCGGGATGTCGGGGACGTGTCCTACATCATCATATACTTTTTCCTTTGCTTTGTTGTGCCATTCTCCATCATTATGGCGTCTTACTCACGGCTCTTGTGGACCCTCCGCCAG GTGGCCAAGCTGCAGGTATCCGAGGCCGGCAGCACAAACCGCGTGGAGGTGCAGGTGGCACGCATGATAGTGGTAATGGTGATGGCCTTCCTAGTGACCTGGCTGCCATATGCTGGCATGGCCCTCGCTGTCATCATGGACTCCAGTCTAAATATTGACCCCATCATTGCCACCGTACCTGTTTACTTGGCTAAAAGCAGCACTGTCTACAACCCCATCATATATATTTTCATGAACAGACAG TTTCGAGCATACGCTGTTCCCACAGTCCTGTGTGGGTGGAACCCTTGGGCCTCAGATCCACAGATGTCTGAGGATGAGACCACGGTCGCTTCTTTCGGCAAGACCCAAAGAGTCTCGCCGAAAGAGTCTTTGAAAGAATGA